Genomic DNA from Alicyclobacillus fastidiosus:
TAAATGGCTCGATATCGTACAAGGAGGACAGAGTTAGGCCGTAGGCATGCTCCTTGGTTTTGAACGCTTGGAAGACTTGATAGAAATCGTTGAGCGTCTTTGGCTGCGACAGCCCCAACTGCTTCAACCAATCCTCGCGGACGATCGGCATCAACGCACCCTGATACTTGACGGGAACACCGTAGATCCCTTGGTCGTTAGGGCTGGAAAGCTTAATGTCGTTCCATTCATACTGCGGTACAACCTTCGGGTCTCCAAGCACAGAAGACTTCTCAATTTGACTTTGCAAGTTGGTTACTTCTCCAGCCTTGGCCAATGTCGCCAACGTGCTTCCTTCGGTGTAGACAACGTCGATCTTCTGCCCCGCCGCCAACATGGCCGTCAATTTTTGATCATAGTCTCCTGTCGTGCTAATCAACTGCACTTTGCAGTGCAAAGCCTGCCCAATGGCGTTGGCAAACGCAGTGTTCTCCTGCGGATTTTTGCCACCAATGACCCCGGTCGCAATGGTTAAGGTCGGTTCATTCGTAGTCGACGCTGCGGCGTTTGTCGTATTGTTAGACTGAGACGTACCGCAGCCAACCAACGTAGAGACAGTCAAAACCGATGTGGACAGAACAGTTAGGACGCGACGAGTTGTTTTCATCGTAGGAATGCTCCTCTACACATTTAGTTTCGTTACGGGATACGCTGACATGATTCACGGACTACCAAGTTCGAACGAATGGTTTGATGAACAATTGGCGCAGAATCGTCCTCGATCCGACGAATCAGCAAAGCGGCCGCTTCGCGTCCAAGATCTTCTGCATTCAACGACACACCGGACAGCGGCGGACGGAATTCCGGTGCAAAGACCGAGTCATCGCTAAAAGCAAATACCGAAATATCACCTGGGATCGAAAGCCCCAACTCCCCCGCCGCCCGGTACACACCGAGTGCCACCTTATCGGTATCCGCAACCACAGCAGAGAACGAAACACCTTGCGCAATCAGTCGGTGCATACTCTCCCAGCCGTAGTCGAGCGACAGCACGGACGCATCTTTGAACACGTGAAGTTCAGGTCGGACCGAGATGCCAGCTTGTCCTAAAGCTGCCTCGTACCCGCGTTGACGGTCGATGGAAACTGTCCGCTCCTCAGAAGTATTCAAAAATAAAATGTCGCGATGACCGAGGCGGATCAGATACTGGGTCACCTGTTCTGCCGTCATTTCGTTGTCGTTATCGACATAACACAGCTGAGCGCGCAATCGTTCTGGTGGCTTCCCAACAACTACCGCAGGGGGATCTGACTGTGTTCTCTGCGTCAACCGAGTGTCATCCTGTTCCGGATCCAGGAATATTTCTCCGTCCACCGGATTCGTCGTCATATACTTTGCTTGCCCTTGATAAGCGGTAGACATCGTATTGATCAGCAGCCGATACCCGTGTTCGTAACAAACTTGCAATACACCGTTGATCAACGACATGTGGAACTTACTGAATTTCGTGTTCTCTCCAGGCATACTCAAACCGACAATGTTCGTCTTTTTTACGGAGAGTGTTCGAGCCCAATAATTCGGTTTAAAATTTAACTCCTGTGCCGCTTTTAATACTCTTTCCGCAACCTCCTTGCGCACACGCCGATTTTGTGTGAAGACGTTGGAGACAGTTCCCTTCGATACCCCAGATAAGCGTGCGACATCATCAATGTTTGCCATGCTCATTCTCCTATTCTCACCGCGATATTAAACCGGTTTAATTAAGATGCATTGTGAGTTTTGTAAAAATTCATTAAAGAATTGCTATGATATTTGTAGTGAGGAAAAAAACGACAATCTAAAGGAAGGATCAGGCCCGCTGTGAGCTCAAGCGCGATCAAGCGAATCATAGTTTGGACCCGCCACAAGGAACGCCAGGGTAAGAAGCATGGGAGACACCACAGTTGAAAATATGACTGCAGGCTACTGCCTCGAAGTGATAGCCGGATACGTGTGATAATCATGGAGTTTCTATACTATATTACGTATGTTTATACTGAGGGTCATTGGCGAGCTTCTTGAACTGAACCAGCGTTAATTTAAGAAAAGCGTACCTTTCAGCACAAGCTAAAGGATACACTTTTCTGTGCAGTATTTTTCTTTTCTTAGCTGGTAATGCGCACTTCTGTGACACGGAAGTTTGCTTATAATCACGGATCACTATTTGTTTTCTTCCAGTTTGATTTATTTGATTCAGTGGTACCTCCGTTCCAAAAAGGAGTTCGCATGATCACAAAGTGACGTTATTATCTTAAAGCTTGATCATTTGTTTACTCATCAAATATCCTAGTCATTTAATCCCTTCCCGCTGAGGATTTGCTGCATATATTTCTCAACCCTTGACTCTCGAGTTTTGGATTGTTTGGGTGCAGAAAAATGAAGAATGTATGCTCTTTGCCGTCCCGGGGTCAATGCATCAAAGGCAGTTTTCAAAGCAGGGATTTCATCGAATTTATTTTGAAGTTCTTCAGGGATTATGAAGTCTGAATGCTTTTTGAAATTCACTTCCAAACCCGATTTTTCAACCTCAATAGCTTCATAGATATAGTCTTTCAAGATGGTCTCCAACCCAACTATCTCTTGAACATTGGTGAATCGAATTTGGCGCGCGGCCTGTACATTCTCCGTTTGTTGGATTAAAACCCCATGGGCATCCTGCAACAAGGCACCTTTGTGAAACAGAAGCGCACAATATTCTTTAAATCCATGAATTAAAACGATGTTTTTTTTCTCAAACGTGTAACAAGGATGCATCCACTTAAATTCTTCGGTCAGATCACAGTCAAGAACAATATTTCTCAACTTCTCATATTCCGATTTCCATTTCTTAGACTTACTTATAAATTCATCCACTTTAGGATTCGTCCTACGATTTGTCACCAAGAAACACCCTTCTTGAGTTTTCGATCAGCCGAGAATGACCATTGACCAATTCGTTTTGTCATTTTTTGTGCTTTCTTGAATTCTCATCAACCTTGAATCAATTTTCCATAACTCACTTGGCAAGCTTGCTCGAATCGGTTGAGGCTCGACCACAACCTGCTCGATCGATGTCGTGAACCGAAAATCCAAGAAGAATATCTTTCAAATAAAACCTAATCGGGTTCCAAACTTTCCAGTACGGCTAACTCTTAATTCGACACCATTTAGTGACACTTTAATTATGAGTCGCCATTTAGGGTCGTGTCAAGCAAGGCCAAGCTTGAAAAGGACATTTTGTATTAGGTTGATATGAATATATCAGGCCTCGCATATTCGCGAGACCTGAGCTTAGGTGAGTTGATTCAGTTATTGCTAGGTTAGTGGACGGTCCAACAATCCACCTTCTTTATGATCCTACCCACACAGATGATTATTCCTGAGTAGTGACCCCAAGCCTCTCAACTGTTGAAGTAGTGACCTTGTTCGAGATCCGCGACAAGTCCGGAATGCACTGGTCGCCATCCCAAGAGTTTCTGAGTCTCTACGCTTGACCCTGGTAATATACTCGGGATGTCGAGCGCCGCAATGGTTCCGAGAAAGCCGAAGTGGGCGTCTGCCTCTTCGCGTGAAATACTGACCACCGGCAGGTTCAGGTGCTTTCCGATGACGCCGGCAATGTCGCGGAATGGAACGCCTTCTTCTGCACGACCGTGCAGTCGTGAACCGGCTGGTGCCTTTTCCAACGCGAGGCGGTAGAGGTGCGCTGCATCAAAGCGGTGCACAGCCGGCCAGCGGTTGGATCCGTCTCCCACAAAGGCAGAGACGCCCTTCGTGCGGGCGATGTTGATTAGTCTCGGCACGAAGGCCTTGTCTCCCTCGCCGTGCACAGACGGTGCGAGACTGACGATCGATGTCCGAACCCCGCGCTCAGCCAGCGCGAGCGCCGCGTTCTCCGATGCCTCCCCGTTAAAGTGAGCGGTGATGACGAACGGCTTGTGGGATCCCTCAAGCGCAACCCCCATCGTCTCGACGGCGCGCAGATCGGTTGTGAGTGCGCCGGAGAAGTCCGAGAAGTCGTGCTTAAACGCTAGGTGAATCACGCCATCCGCAGCGGCGACGCCGCTGTGAAGGCTGTCGAGATCGTCAAGGGCACCGTGATGCACCTCAGCCCCAGCTTCCTTCAGTACCGCGGCGCCATTGTCTGAGCGGACTAGGCCGACGACCTGATGACCGGCATCGATCAGTTCGCGGACGACGGCGGAACCGATGTAGCCTGTTGCTCCTGTTACGAAAACCCGCATCATGATATCCTCCTCAAGCTGTTCAGTTGTAGCTCTACTTGAACAATTGGAGTCTAAACTATAGAGTGAACTCTAATGCAAGTCAGCTTAAGGAGAGATTTCCATGAAAATTCAAGAGCTAGCTGAAAAGACGGGTTTAACAGCCTACACCATTCGTTTTTATGAAAAGGAAGGTCTGTTAGACGGTCGGCATGTCCGGAGAGAGAACAACAACTATCGTAACTATTCAGACGAGGCTATCGAACGTCTGAGACTCGTCAAGAAGTTTCAAGGGTTGGGTTGTTCGCTGGCCGAACTGAGGGAAATCTTGCAGGATCATGATACAAATGCGCGCACCCATCTACAAGTCATTGAATGGATTCGCCACAAGATGAGTGAGATCGAACGTAAGAAGGAGGAATTGGATCAGACGCTTGAAACTCTGAACTGGATGTTGGAATACAGGATGGCATTGATGAATGACCCAGACAAAGCCAATTCTTTATTAAAGCTTCGACCTTCTGAGTAAGTCGTGCGGTGGTTTGACTAGGAAATCATCCAATCCGATCTTTGAATCACGATCGGAAACTCCGTGTTCTTTGCAATCAGCAGGATCGCTCGTCGGAATAACAACGCCCAGAGTTTCGTCCTCCCGCGTGTCGTTCAACGGATGCATCGACTTTCTTCAGATTACCTTTATTCGTGCTAATATCTAGCTTTTTCTCAAGATCGCTCAATACTTCATTGCAAAACCTTCATCCCGATCCGATACAATCATTTAGCGGGTTCAGGGGAACATTGTCTTATGGAGTTACGGTGTGTCTGTTGATCCGAGCTGGTTTCTTGTCTGCTGGAACACTTAAATTCGAGCTATATGTTTGACCTCCATCCTAAAATACGCGCCGTATCTGCAGCGGATAGGTCTTGAATGCCCCTATGCCGTTTATGTATTTCGAGCAAAATTGAATAACTTGTCCTAGTTCATTGGTCCAAGCCGTTTCAGGTCCACTCACATCTCCTATGGTACAAGGTCGAAATTAAAGGGAGATGTCAAAATGGCGTTTACTGTTCCTGTGGTGGCAATTTTCACGAACGGTGCACTTTCGAGTGCCACGCCTGAGCTTCGTCGTGCAAGATTTTTAGGCGATTTGGCTCGCGCAAATGAAGCATGGGGAAGTGGCTTTCCTGGAGGAGTGAGGTGCGAACTTAGTTTTGTCTCCCTGAGGGAGTTTTATCGCTCAGACGTAACCATAAACGCGGGTTCAGTAACGAGCGTGGACGACCCGAGGGTGGACAGCCTTATTAACGACGCTAGAAAGGCCCTCAACGATGCAACTGCCATTTACACCGTCTATTTAAGCGGACTCACATTCTCGACTGGCGCCATCGGAAATGGTGGACCCGCATTTAAATTTTTCCGAAGTCCGACAGATTATGGACTGTACGGGCGTGCTTCATTATCTGATAGAGCCCTTGATACGTATGCATTTGCTCATGAGGCTGGGCATTGTCTATTTGGTCGTTTCACAAGCACCATTGATACGACCAGTTTCACGATTAATGATCCTTCAAATCCTGGAAGTGCTCACAGCAGTAATCCAAAAAACCTCATGTATCCTATCGTGCCTTCAAGCGATCCAATCATTAACGCCACGCAGTGCACGATAGCCCGAGACAGTAGA
This window encodes:
- a CDS encoding LacI family DNA-binding transcriptional regulator translates to MANIDDVARLSGVSKGTVSNVFTQNRRVRKEVAERVLKAAQELNFKPNYWARTLSVKKTNIVGLSMPGENTKFSKFHMSLINGVLQVCYEHGYRLLINTMSTAYQGQAKYMTTNPVDGEIFLDPEQDDTRLTQRTQSDPPAVVVGKPPERLRAQLCYVDNDNEMTAEQVTQYLIRLGHRDILFLNTSEERTVSIDRQRGYEAALGQAGISVRPELHVFKDASVLSLDYGWESMHRLIAQGVSFSAVVADTDKVALGVYRAAGELGLSIPGDISVFAFSDDSVFAPEFRPPLSGVSLNAEDLGREAAALLIRRIEDDSAPIVHQTIRSNLVVRESCQRIP
- a CDS encoding YdeI family protein, giving the protein MTNRRTNPKVDEFISKSKKWKSEYEKLRNIVLDCDLTEEFKWMHPCYTFEKKNIVLIHGFKEYCALLFHKGALLQDAHGVLIQQTENVQAARQIRFTNVQEIVGLETILKDYIYEAIEVEKSGLEVNFKKHSDFIIPEELQNKFDEIPALKTAFDALTPGRQRAYILHFSAPKQSKTRESRVEKYMQQILSGKGLND
- a CDS encoding MerR family transcriptional regulator is translated as MKIQELAEKTGLTAYTIRFYEKEGLLDGRHVRRENNNYRNYSDEAIERLRLVKKFQGLGCSLAELREILQDHDTNARTHLQVIEWIRHKMSEIERKKEELDQTLETLNWMLEYRMALMNDPDKANSLLKLRPSE
- a CDS encoding SDR family oxidoreductase yields the protein MRVFVTGATGYIGSAVVRELIDAGHQVVGLVRSDNGAAVLKEAGAEVHHGALDDLDSLHSGVAAADGVIHLAFKHDFSDFSGALTTDLRAVETMGVALEGSHKPFVITAHFNGEASENAALALAERGVRTSIVSLAPSVHGEGDKAFVPRLINIARTKGVSAFVGDGSNRWPAVHRFDAAHLYRLALEKAPAGSRLHGRAEEGVPFRDIAGVIGKHLNLPVVSISREEADAHFGFLGTIAALDIPSILPGSSVETQKLLGWRPVHSGLVADLEQGHYFNS